taatgcaattCATCTCAGTTGGTATTCTGTCTAAAATTTAATTTTTTGAATGGCCCCAGACTTTGAACGGGTTGTGTATTTCTACTTTATACCATAGTCTCATATTCATAATAGGGCTGATAAACCATGCAGAGACAATATAATATGAGATGAACACgtatataagtataagtatatatcctttttggatcccgtgagggaaattcattctctgcatttaacccaatgtagccgaattagtgaacacacacagcacacagtgaattcacagtgaggtgaatcacacactaacccagagcagtgagctgccttccgaaccagcagcgctcggggagcagtgaggggttaggtgccttgctcaagggcacttcagctgtggactgaaccgccaaccctccggttacaagcccgaagccctaaccagtaggccacggcagCCCTCATTTGGAACATTTCTATAGGCCAGGGTGTTTATTATTACATATCAATATGAATTAATAAATATAGAGACATAAATTGTAATTTATCCCATTTTTTCAGAAACCAAATACAAGATGATTTTTGTCACAAACGTCATTTGattttgtcaacatgtttatTTCAGTTAAATCTAACTAGAGTTACCAACACAATCTTAGCATTGTTATTACATGATATTGAGCAATCACTGTCATACATCTTAATTCTATGGTCAAGTCATTTATTGTTAATGTTATAATAATATATTATTGTCAACCATTCAGAATTATAACAATACGTTTATTGTTAAGAAACTAATATTATTTAGGTTTGTGATAAAGGAGGCCTCAGAATGGTCTCACACCCTTCTTCTCCTAGTCATGATTCTTCCATGGTCCAGAACTCCAGCCAAGTCTTCCAGCCCACAACTACAGTAATCCATCCGTTGGATGGTTTGAATGATTCAAGTCTGATGGTCCTAACATAAGgactaaaataaaataactgaAGCAGATGTGCACATTTCCAAAACCCAAGAACTAGCTTATTTTTccctttagggttagggttagggtcaaGTCCTGTAAAGGTCTTCTGCATATTCAGACTCTTATTTATACAGTCACCTAAATCTTTTAATATTTAAATTATTTCTCACATTATACATGTGAGTTACATTTGCGTGCTTTGAATTTTAAAACACATTCAATTCCACCCAGAGCCATATCATAATTGCTGATGTCAACTCTTGGCAACTCACTTGTGTTGAACTTTCCATGACTTGACCTCAGCATTGGATGACATTTGGTGTCCTAACTCAAGATTTCTGCTTCAGATATTTCTACTATTAAGTCAGTTTCTCAGGTGGCGAGAAAAGGGCTCCTCCTACAGTCAAAAGTGAGAACAACTAAAGTTTTGAAAGAGGTCTGAAAATAGGTTAAGATAATACTATTTACAAAATAGCTGTGATGTTTGGTCAGCCCTTGCGTGTGTGGAGGATAGTCTGGAGCTGTGGTCGTCTGTGTGGACATGCCATGGTTACCCATCAGAAGGACATCTGAGAACCCTGACAAAGGGGCTATTGCATGGGTTCCCCACGACCGATGGCTTCCAGAGTGAGTGCTCTGTGCGCCGTTATCCGTGGAGTGAGAAACACACCGTGCATCACTGAGTGTTGGCCACTCTCCGCACAGCTCTGACAACCCTCCTGTAGTGTCCTGGTCGAGCCAAGCCGGCGTCAGTTAAGAACTTCCACAATCCTCCTCCTGGTCCGTCAGAAATGACCATTGTGATGTTAGGGGTGCTTATGGACAGTGTGTGGTGGACACATGCTCTGCTTCTCTGCCTAACCCTCTGACCCTCAGGCGACCTCTGACCCGTCTCAAGAGCCCGGCCACATCCCACATCTCACAGAAGCACGGAGGTGGGTGGACGACTCTCTGTGATTGGTGGAGGAGGCCgcgtgggtgggtgagtggatgggtgagtgagtgagtgagagtgcacCATGTGGAGCAGGAATGGAgggatggtggggtgggggggtagtggCGGTCATCTAGGTCTCTGGGTTCGGGGTGGCCAGTAAGGGCACgttgtctcttctcctcctgcccAGAGGGGGGCGCCGGTACTGCTCGCCGTCAGCCAGCGTCTGGGGCAGCGGCTTCCTCTTGCTCTCGGGCAGCAGCAGGATGGACAGCACGGCCAGCAGCGCCAGAGACGAGTAGACCACGTGGTGCAGGAAGTAGCCGTAGTGATTGCGCAGGTCCATGAGCGGCGAGCTGAGGCGGCCCACGCAGCCGAGGGCCAGCACTGCGCCGACGCCCACGCCCCTGCAGGACACAGCAACACAGGCAACCTTACCAGAGCGCTGTACTAGGAAGCAAGGGAACGGGCTGACCTGGGTACCTTCGGGAGCAACCACTGATCTCTAAAAGAACACTGTACTGAGCAGCTTTTGTTTCTAAAGTGCCGTGTTGTTTGGAGATCAGCGGATACTCCTGGATAAGGCATAGTAACAGTTGTTTCATAGTCTCAGAGATGTTCTAAAAGGGGGAAATAGTAATCTTAGCTGGTTTTCTGTAGACAAAAACAAGACAACTGACTAGTTTTAGCTGGTGGTGTCCAGTGTATCACTCTGAGGCCCTGAGTATGGCAGCGATGTATCACTGGTGAATATGGTAGAGCATGCACAGAAGCCTATTGCACAAGTGTGATCTAACACAGTAAGTGGGCTGAGCCAGgctgaaatgaataaataaaagattTAGTCAAAGTTGACCAATAGTACGTGTTGAGCAATGTCTTTAAATGGAATGTGCCAGGTGAGATTACAGTAGCCTTTGAAATCTCCATTTCTGAGTTTTTCAAAGAATAATAGGACTAACATTTATTCTGGTCTTCCATACAATTAAGTTCACGAAAACATAGCTATAGGTTTTAAATACCATATAAACCACTCATACAATTCTGAGCCAAATTGATTATGGTGGTCTATTTATGTGTTTTGGGGCCTGAGTCAATAATCACAGTCCTCTGGCAGCACAGACATCACCGAACAGTCCCCAAACTATAGCTTAGCTACAATGACTCACTGATTCACTTATAGGAGGTATATTAGATTAGGTTAAAACTCATGAATCAATGAGTTGAcgccaaaaaaaacatttctttttttccaccacaccacaccacaaataATATCATTGCATTATTCTAAATACAGCATGAGATACCTCTaagggaatttaacataggggtcaaatacttattctcttttctctttttttttgtttaaattaaggcattaataTCAATTTAACAATAAAGTGAATAGTGGTGttgatacagtaatttcccgcatataagccacattgtgcataagccgcaggacagtgtttcatgcaagttaaaataaacaaaaccatattaagaCCATAATAACtgcccccttgtattaacctcatagctgaagaaatttagcaaaatcaatgtacaagccgcggctaatagtcaggaaatcaCGGAAGATGTATCCCATTCATTTCTAGTCTGATTAAATGCTTAGAGTGTTAAGATGAGGTGAGGTGTGCACACCTGATGACGGTGGGCATGATCTCAGCCGTGAAGAAGATGCAGAGGTGAGCTGCCGCCTGAGAGGAAAACAGCCCCATCACAGAGAACACGGTGATGGCCGACTCGGACAGATCTGCAGGACAACAAAGGTAGAATTATCAAAGCTGagctaacacacgcacacgcacacgcacacacacacacagccaaggaAGGTCTCTGTTGCCTTTGTAGTGTAATACCTACATTATACCACAAGGTGGAAGTATATGTCAGCAAAAGAGCACTCAGCTGAGGATGGTATCAAATTTCAGATCAGTAAGCTCACAGAAGGAATTGATCATGTTAATATATTTCATTCATTATACTTTATTATAactatattatatataactaTACTACTGGGAAATTGAACATACTGTGGGCATTATACAACTTATACTCACTGTCTCTCAGACTCTGAGAGCGTTTCTAATTTTGAGTATAGCCTATATTATGTCATGTCGTTTATCTGTTTCGCATTGTAACTGACAACCTTTTTTTGCTGAACCAAACAGTCCTCACCAACATTGTAGCAAGGTAAAATCCAGTATCTAAtaaagacagcacacacacttacactccaTCAGCCCCAGTAAGATGAGAGAGGCCAGCCCAGTCAGCGTCATGGCCAGGAGCAAAATTCCACGCCGGCCACACCTGTTGACTGTAGCCCATAGCAACAGCCAAGCCCCGCCCCCTGCGCACACGGAGAGCAGGTAGGTCCAGTAGAAACTGGGGGTGGTGCCTCTGACGTCGCCACGGAAGGAACTGTAGCAGTGGCTAATTCCATGGGAGATAAagctgagaggagagacaggagacaaacaaacacagacacacacatacacacaaggttTATTTTCCACCCTCATGTACTGAAACCCTGACTAAGCAAAGCAAAGGACACACTTTGACCACCTCAGCAAGAGTTTTGGGGTTATTATTAGAAAGCTGAACTGAAACAACTGACAAGTGTATTTTGACCAGCTACTACGGTACTGAAAATCCTGACAAGCTCATCGCGCGACCGCTTCCCCCAAGCTCCTCTACGGATGGCACGTGAATGACCCAGAGTTCTGCACTCTGTGCTCCCAAACGAGCTGCTGCCGGACTCTGGCATGACTTACGAGGTGAAGCCCAGCACGCAGATGTTTTTCCAGATGTTCCTGCTGTGCAGAAGCTCGTGGAAGGACAAGTGGGGGCGCGTGGACGAGGGCGGCTCCGACTCCAGCTCTGTGTGGGGAAGAACACCACCGCAATGACATGGCAGCCCATAATTACAGCCTGCCTGCCCAcctgccctcccccccccctcaaagcCCAAACACTGGATCACAAGCAGTAGAGCACGgcaacacacacggcacaagaCCAgcatattgacacacacaaacacacactgcacaagaactgtacagtataaagacacggcaacacacacactgcacaagaactgtacagtatactgtatggacacggcaacacacacacacacacacacacacacactgtatatggaCACAAACCATTCCTAAACGACTACAAGGGTCATCTACAAAGGACGGTATTCACAATTTAAAAAAAGgtttaaagcagcactaaacaAGATTTGCTCTAAAGTTGAGaagcacaataataaacaaaactaaacatgTGTCTTGCAACTAAGTATGAACATAACTCCGATATAATATAGAGGAAATGCAACGAAAACAGTCTGTAGAAAAAGATCTCCGAATTCCTGTAGCATAGCAGCTCTTTTGCATTTTGATCTCATAAGGGGAGGGGGCAGTTTCCTACACGGAACTAGAAAGACGCTACAATAGGTTGGTAATCGCCGAGCTAAGACAATGTCAGAGGTGTAATTTTTATCATGTCATGAGGTTTGgcaccatcaaaatgattttagaAACGCTAtgttaaggtaaaaaaaaactgttatgGGTGCCTCTAACCTTTGAGATGTCTGACCTTTCACATGTGTATTCCACTTAAAGTATACTGAGTGAGATACTGTTCTTATCATAGCAGTGGGCATAGTCCcatcggtgagtgtgtgtgtgtgtgtgtgtgtgtgtgtgtgtgtgtgtctactgacCTGTGAAGCTCTCATCATCCCGGtcccggtctctctctctcctctcgctgaAGGAGTTCATGTCTCCAGACCTCTCGGACAGCAGCAGCCAGCGTGGCGACTCCGGGAACACCCTGGGaatactgccacacacacacacacacaaacaaacagacacacagacacacagacagacaccagtGAGGTCATTCCCACACACATGCTTGGCTGTACACACGTCATATCGACAGAGGAGAGTTTCCGTGaggatgaaaacataacatttgATTTATATTTGAGTTGGAGCTCCTAGCCAGTCACCCAACTGCATCTCAGTCAGAGCAAGCtgttccgataatgacagctcTACAGCATGATGCCTCTGAATGAGTGCTAATGTACACTGGCTGGTGCTCATATATCTGAATGGCACTGAGGGGCCTCTAGGATCAATGCTCCGTATATAGACAGAGGAAAGGACGTCAGGGTCCATTATCCCCCCTTGAGCAGTTAGCGCAgtggtgtcggtgtgtgtgtgtgtgtgtgtgtgtgtgtgtgtgtgtgtgtgtgtgtgcccatcccCCGCTCCATTCTCACTCACCCATAACAGAGGAACAAGGTCAGAGGTGCTGCTCCCGTGCCCAGCAGACCCCGCCATGACTGGCACCCCAGGGCCACGCCGAGCAGGAGCAGCTCCCCGGCGACGGTCGTCAGGCCTGCTACCACGGTGACCAGGAGTCGCAGTGAAGGGTCACAGAGTTCCAGACCTGTCCATCACACAAGGGATTATGGAGGCAAACTTCTAACACgctgaacatttaaaaaaaaaaaaagggattaTCTAACAAAGACCAGCAGGAGTTATGGTGCAGGTATCAACAGGGAGGTCAGATTAATTCTCCCCTAAGACCGAAAGCACTCGCAACAAAAGAAACATACTCAGCAACAAAAGCTAAACACAATCTATTTTCCATTACGCCTCCACTGCGACCAATGGCACCACACCCTCACACTTTCCAGCCACAACCAAACTTCAGTCTTAAGAGCAGTTTCCGTCAGCATGGCAGTTCACATTTTTCTGGAAGCAGGAATTACAGTTTCATACAAGGCACTGACAGGGCTGAATTTTTCACTGGACAACCAGCCCAAAGCTACAGTACAAATCTGTTGGGATTCTAACTTTGTGGTATTAAGACTTACTTAGTGTTACATAGTAGCTTCACATACACTGCCTATAAAGGTGTTCACATATTCATGTATGTCAGTGGAACACATGTCTATAtgcagtgcttaatttgtaaagtggGAGGTGCCGGAACACAGAGGATGGGTGGATCCGGCgactaaaaaataaataaattaatacattaataaataaataaagggtcGGCGGGACGACGACGCACAACGATTCTGTATGCActagtagcctacaattaaaccacttaccgagtgcggagacagagtgcagattcGCATGTTTAAGGCTTTATTTCGCCAACACTGCAAGACAGTAAGCTAGCCAAGGTTATTTTAACCACAACGGACAACGCTCAGAGTAGCCTAAAAGGATGAACTCCAAACAAGCATACAATACTCACTCAAAGTTCGCCCGTTAACTCTCCAAACGTTAATGCAACACAATGAATCAATAATTAggctaacaaataaaacaaagactTCAATATATTGAGGGTACCAGCAGAGAATAATTAAGACttcattttacttacacatatatcttatttgtccaaaacagccatacagtaggctatgcataGATAGACACCTGCCTCTATTTCCCTACTCCTCAGATCCCGTGCAGATATGTCCTTTGGCAATCCATGATTTCACGTAGGGAATGGGATTGAACCGGGTAGTTTAAGTAGTGGGCCGACAAGGCCAATAAAGAGTTGTGAGGAGAtggtagaggggaaaagagatgcTCTATTTGCTGCGCAAATCAAGTTAATCTGCGAAAAACCCCGCTCACTCTGCACTTGAGATGGGGACAGTGTTGACCGCGGCCAAAAGGTCCGAACGAACTTGTATttaatgaatggatgaattaggctattgtttgctttatttcattgtgatatGGTCATGGAGGTGGTGGATCTAATTTAATAGCTGCCGGATCCAATgtcggaggttccggatctcaaattaagcctttaatagctgccggatccaacgtcggaggttccggatcttgttccggcttgttccggctcaaattaagcactgTCTATATGAGTCTGATTGTTTCTCCATGTCTCCCCTTAACATGTGACAGTAAACACTGAGCTAGACCCCAGAGCTGTGTTCAAGAGTGTTAATATTTTACACTGATGTGAATATAATTCATGTCCTCCTGGCTAGAATACACCAAACATGTGTccgcacagggtgtgtgtgtgtgtgtgtgtgtgtgtgagcgtgcatgtgtgttcctcATGTGACTGATGACTCATGAGTCGAGAGTGAGGCAGACTCCAGTGCAGTGTTCAAGAATGCTAACATGTTTTATTGATGAGAATATAACATACGTCTACATGGCCATAAGCCAATATCTCCATATAtccataatgtgtgtgtctacatgagACTGCGTGCGTTCCTGCTGACTCACGTATGACGTAGAGTGTGAGGTAGACTCCGGCGCTGGCACTGGCGAGGCAGAAGCGCGTGGCGATgaaggtggggggggagggcgagacacacaccagcacgccAAATACCACCGAGAGGGTCAAGGAAGCCAGGAGCGCCTTCACGCGACCCAGGCTggtggggggaggaagaggaagaggaagaggaagcatGTTTACGACATGAGCTCATTTCattgcgcacgcgcacacacacacacacacacacacacacacacacacacacacacacacacacacacacacactcccaatgGGCATTGGCAAAGACAAtagacaataaaaaaataacgtCATATAGTTGTTAATAGCACAGTAACAAGCATGCCATGAAAAGCCAGAATTCCTCTATTTCAACTCCCATCtctgctacagtactgtacatgtctgccttgttgttgttgttctcacCGGTCCGCAGCGAATCCGAGGCCCAGGAAGCCGGTCAGCGCTCCAAGAATGAAGCAGACTTCCTCCAGGGGGACGAGCCAGTACTGACCGCACACCAGGTCCCACTGGAGCCaaaggggaagggaagggaagagaaggggggtgagagagggagagagaggggggtgagtcGGGAATGGAGGCAGGAAACCAGAGACAGGAGATGGGCTAAGCGGGACAGAGGTCAGCAATAGGAAACAATACAGCCGATTATACCCCACACCAACAAcatttagaaacacacacacacacacacacagatatacatacacacacacacacacacacacacacacacacagtgcattagGTGAGCCCCAGTCGATCCCTGTGAGTAACAGTTTGCTGAGTGCTGTGTGAATGGCAGCACTGAGAGTGGTGTGTTGAGCAGGAGATGCTAACGGTGCTAGCGGTGCATGCGCCGCGGGACGAGGACCGGTGCCAGGGCCCAGTGAACGCCTGTCACATATCATCCGTCAAGCCCGCTCCCGCGACTCGCCCCTCAGCAGCGCAGGGCATTCCAGCCCTCTGGGCCAGCCGGGATGCCAACAGGAGGGCAGCTCTACACGGGCAACACCACAGGGCAAAGACAACGGGGCACAGGGTACAGGACAAAAGGAACCGCAGGACTGGTTAGACCAGTTTGGCCGCTCGTGACTGATGTCTCTAAGCGCATTTAGCATGTTTTCCACACCTAGGTGAAAGCCTTTGCTATTTTACTCAAGGAAAGGTTTCACATGACACTCTAAAACAATGTCTGTGTAAGTATACCACAGTGACTGTGCGTTGCAGCACTAGCTCAATCATGGCACATTGATTGCAGTGACTTCCTACTTCTTAGATTACAGCACAGATAGCTGAATGGACACAGTCATCTCTCATATTATCCTCTACTGTACATCAGCCCTCCTTCGAAACACACACGCCTCCTCTCCTTCCGTGAGTATTATTATACATGCCGCTTATTAGTGTTTCAGGTCACGTGTTCAAAACtcaaatatgtatttatttattttgctagcAGAAGCAGAAGAAATATGATGGggaagtaggctacatggaATAACACAAACAGTCAGGGAACAATAAGCAAAATCATTGGCATACCACATTTAAATAGTCAGCGCTATGAAACCTAAAACTTGCTCTACAAGTTCAGTGAAAATTGCAAATGTGGCTGTAAAAGTGGCTTGTGGAAAAAGTAATAAATAATTCCCCCATATTTATTAATCTTTCACCGCGTACACTAATATATAGAAAAATCACTGGTTGAATTGACAAGAAGTAGCCCAATAAGGTTCTGTGTCTTTAAATGGTTTGTGCGAGTGATTGTATTTTCAGCTGCCGCGGCCTGACGGCGTGCCAGACGCACCACCCGCAAGTGCCACCCAGCCGCCAG
This is a stretch of genomic DNA from Sardina pilchardus chromosome 19, fSarPil1.1, whole genome shotgun sequence. It encodes these proteins:
- the slc22a17 gene encoding solute carrier family 22 member 17, which translates into the protein MTSTSSPLHSPSPCPPPPPSLPSSPTPSSPAPSSLPLPPSLPPTGEVMVLALGRKKQRLLIFLSILPNLFLAFLLSSDPLLTLASPHHCRLPGPTPSPQVLNASLPWEKGDRPGETGGLSQCKQYQFVNGTQTGVVDCEAGWDYNVTEGLRNNIVTEWDLVCGQYWLVPLEEVCFILGALTGFLGLGFAADRLGRVKALLASLTLSVVFGVLVCVSPSPPTFIATRFCLASASAGVYLTLYVIRLELCDPSLRLLVTVVAGLTTVAGELLLLGVALGCQSWRGLLGTGAAPLTLFLCYGIPRVFPESPRWLLLSERSGDMNSFSERRERDRDRDDESFTELESEPPSSTRPHLSFHELLHSRNIWKNICVLGFTSFISHGISHCYSSFRGDVRGTTPSFYWTYLLSVCAGGGAWLLLWATVNRCGRRGILLLAMTLTGLASLILLGLMEYLSESAITVFSVMGLFSSQAAAHLCIFFTAEIMPTVIRGVGVGAVLALGCVGRLSSPLMDLRNHYGYFLHHVVYSSLALLAVLSILLLPESKRKPLPQTLADGEQYRRPPLGRRRRDNVPLLATPNPET